TAGCACGGGTGTGGATAACGTCGATGGTCTGCGGATAAACGTTGGCATCAACAAAAAACTTAGGCCTGCTCAGGTTGTCATGATCTTTGTTGAGTGCACTGAAGAACATACCCATCGCTTCAGCAGCGGCAGTAGCTTCATCCAGCAAAGATGCATTGGCAATTGGTAAACCGGTCAGGTCACTGATCATCGTCTGGTAGTTCAGTAAGCTCTCCAGACGGCCCTGAGAAATCTCAGCCTGGTAAGGAGTATACTGGGTATACCATCCTGGATTTTCGAAAACATTACGCAGAATCACACTCGGCGTAATCGTGTCGAAATAACCCTGACCAATGTAGTTGCGGTAAACCTGGTTTTTCAGTGAAATTTCTTTCAGTTGGCGGAGATAGTCGCTTTCGCTGATCGCGGCAGGGATAGCCAAAGGCTGCTGCATACGGATAGCGCCAGGTACAGTTTTGTTAATCAGCTCATCCAGACTGCCGGTTCCGATGGTTTCCAGCATCTGACTCTTCTCAGCTTCATTCGGCCCTATGTGACGGTGCACGAATTCATTTTGTTGAATATCAAAAAGATTCATGATGTAAGCAGGTAGTTTGAAATAGAATGCGCAAAGCTATGACGATTTTTAGCAATCGCCAAAACTCCGCTACCAGACTGGGTAAAACAGTGATAAATGGTTAGTTTGGCCCGCCCGCTAATGTCATAGTTTTGTCCATTCATGAATTGATTATCTTTGCAGCGATGAGCAACTTACTTGAAAACTGGGAACAGAAAGCGAAGGATAAACAAAAAGCCAACAAACAGTTCCTCCAGAAACTACAAACCAGGAGAGGTAAAGGAGTGGAAAAACTCCTGCCCGAACTCCACGACGAAGCATTCAGCAAAATCGACTGCCTGGAATGCGCCGGCTGCTGTAAAAGCATCAGCCCACGCTTCAAGGCCCCTGATATTAAACGTATTTCCAAACACCTGGGCATGAAGGAAGCCACCTTCATCGATACCTACCTGCGTATCGATAAAGATGAGGACTATGTAGTAAAATCAAGCCCATGCCCGTTTCTGGGAGAGGATAACTATTGCGGTATCTACGATGTAAGACCCGGCGACTGCCATAACTATCCGTATACAGATAGCTTCGACTTCTTCAAACGCCCGAATATCACCTATGAAAACAGCACGATTTGTCCGGCTGTTTATTATGTTTTAGAGAGATTAAAAACAGAAATGAAGCTCTGACGGCAACCGTCAGGGCTTCAGGTCCAGCTTACGCATGGCTGGGGATATAACATAGGTGGTAACTACCACGCCCAGCGTGATACAACCGCCCAGTACTACTGAGTTTACCAGGCCTACCGCCCTGGCCATAAAGCCGCTTTCGAAGGCGCCCAGCTCATTGGAGGACCCCACAAACATAGAACTTACAGATGCCACCCGGCCGCGCATGTCGTCCGGTGTTTTCAGCTGCAGAATCGTCTGACGGATAACTACGCTCACCCCGTCAAATACACCACTGAACAGTAATGCACCCAGCGACAGGTAAAAGCTGGTGGATACCCCGAAGACGATAATGGTCAGGCCAAAGGCAAATACCGCTGCCAGCAGCTTAATGCCCGGTTTATGATTGAGTGGCTTGTGTGCCAGTATAAACATGGTTATCAGTGAGCCTACAGCCGGCGCAGAACGAAGGATACCATAACCCAGCGAATCTGTATGCAGGATATCTGTTGCAAATACCGGCAACATGGAAATAGCCCCGCCAAACAATACGGCAAACATATCCAGGGCCATGGCGCCCAGCACCACTTTCGTATTCCAGACGAATTTCATACCCTTGGTCAGACTCTCTACAAATCCCTCTCCCTGCGATTTATAAAAAATCGGTTTGGGCTTTATCTGCAGTAAACTGAATAATGGAGCCAGCAAAATGGCCACCACCAATAACATCGACCAATGTACCCCAAAAAGATAGATGAAAAAGCCGCCCAATGCCGGCCCTAATACGCCTCCAATCTGCCAGGCACTGCTACTCCAGGTGGAAGCATTGGCATACAGGGTTTTAGGTACCAGTAAAGATAATAATGTAAAGGTGGACGGACTCGTAAAGGCCCTGACAATACCCCCGACAAATACCAGGGAGTAAATCATATAAAGTACGTAGTGTTTGGGAATACCTTGTACCGCCCTGTCCCAGGTAAGCAGGAATAGTCCGGTGGAAATAAACAGGTAGGCAATGATACATAACAGCAGTAACCCTCTCTTCTCCCGCTTATCTACAATATGACCTGCAAAAGGTGCCAGCAGTACCGCCGGAATCACCTCCGATAAGCCTATCAGTCCCAATGCAAACGGATCTCTGGCCAGTTCGTTAACTTTCCATTCAATGATCGCAAATTGCATGGTCAGCGCAAAAACAATGGTAAATCGAATGACCAGGTAATAGTTGAATTCCGGGAAACGTAGTGAAGCGTATGGGTCGTTTTTTGTAGTTGCCGTCGTGTCCAATCTGTTGAAATTTTAAACGAAGGTAGTATAATTGAACTTTTGTTTTCCCCGATTATTCACCCTATCCGGCCCGAAATATGCCATTCATCATAAGTCTGTGGAATGTTCAGGCCTTTGATTATTTTTATCGTGCTAAAATCCTGCACTCTTATGAAAAAATACTGTTTTGCCAGCCTGGCATTACTTTCTGCACTGAACTCGGTATCATGTCTGGCCGGTGGCCCGGAAACGCCTGCTGAACCACCCGCACGCAAGGCTAAACTGGAACTGGTAACAGATAAGTTTATTTCTCCTGTAAATATGGCCGTGCCCAATGATGGTACTAACCGTTTGTTTTTCTGCCAGAAAGAAGGGAAGGTATGGATTGTGCAGGATGGAAAACTGGTAGCCCAGCCATTTGCTGATGTTAGCGGCGAAATGGTGAAAATCAATGCTGCCTATGATGAAAGAGGCTTACTGGGTATGGCTTTTCACCCTCAGTTTAAAAAGAATCATAAAGTATATATGTACTACAGTGCCCCGGTTCCTAATCCGGTAAAAGGCCTGAACCATAAAAGCAAACTGGTGGAATTTACTGTTTCTGCCACCAATCCGAATGAAGTAGATCCTAAATCGGAGCGTGTACTCATGGAGGTAAACCAGCCTGAATCCAACCACAATGGCGGCCAGCTGGTATTCGGCCCTGATGGCTACCTGTACGTAGGTCTCGGTGATGGCGGTGGCGGTGGGGATAAACACGGCACCATCGGTAATGCTCAGGATCTCGGCACCGTACTGGGTAAAATCCTCCGTATTGATGTGAATGGAACACCATATAAAGTGCCTGCAGATAATCCTTTCGTTAAAACTGCCGGTGCAAAACCGGAGATCTGGGCCTATGGCCTGCGCAACCCATGGCGCTTCTCCTTTGATAAAGCCAATGGCCGCCTGTTTGCCGGCGATGTAGGGCAGGATAAGTATGAAGAAGTTGACATTATCAAAAAAGGTGGTAACTACGGCTGGAGAATTATGGAAGGGTACCACGATTTTAACGTGCCTGCCGGCGCCGACAAATCCAAACTGATTGCACCGATCCACGAATACAACCACGATCTGGGGATTAGCATCACCGGCGGATATATATACCGTGGAAATGATATTCCTTCACTGAAAGGGCTCTACGTTTTTGGCGACTATAACGGAAAAGCCTTTGTACTTGTGCCTAACGGCAATAAATGGGAACGTGCTGATTTACAGTTCTCTAACCGCCCCAACGAAAATATGCAGATCCTCAGCTGGGGACAGGATGCAAAAGGTGAACTGTACGTACTCACCAGTGCCTCCACCAGCAATGGTTTTAAAGGCGCCGTGTACAAACTGGTCAAAGACTGACGAATCTGCCGGCGGTAATCAAACATAAACGCTTATTCGTTCGTTATCCACAGTAAGAATGACGGGCTTTTCAGCCCGGCCAAATTTTTGTTAAAAGAGTAAATTATTCCGCCTGAGGCGGTCGAATTTACTTTATATTTGATTTGACAATATTTTTGTTCAATTGAGATACATATGAGACTGAAAGTGATAATCCCGGTAGTGCTGATTAGCTTGTCCGCTGGAGTACTGGCCTTTACCAAATTAAATCACTACGACGACCCTCCAGGTCGTTACGAAGTGATTATGAGCCTGGTAGGGCAGATGCTGAAAGAAGGACACTACCAACCAAAACCGATTGATGATGCCTTCTCCAAAGAAGTTTTTAATAAATATCTGCGTAGCCTCGATGTCGAGAAGAAATTCTTCCTGGCAAGTGATATCAAATCCCTCCAGCCCCTGTCCACACACGTTGACGATGAGCTGAAAGGTGCCCCACTGGATTGCTTCCGCAATATTAACACCATCATCAAACAACGTATTAATGAAGCTGCCGGTATCTATCCTCAAATCCTGGCCCAGCCATTTGACTTCTCCAAAGAAGAATCAGTAGTGCTGGATGCAGACAAAATCGATTATCCGGTTGATTCTGTTGCCAGGTACGAAGCATGGAGAAAACTGCTGAAATACCGCACACTGGAAAAATTCACCGACCTCCAGGAATCACGTGATAAATCCAAGGTAGATAGCATTAAAAATAAAACAGACCAGCAACTCGAAGCGGATGCTCGTGGAAAAGTAAAATCACTCTACGACCGCTTCTTCGAACGCCTGAAAAACCATCAGGACGATAACGACCGCTTTAGCCTGTATGTAAATGCCATCACTACCACCATGGACCCGCATACCGACTACTTCCCACCTGATGAAAAACGTCAGTTCGAAGAGCAGATGGCTGGTAAGTTCTTTGGTATCGGCGCCGGTCTGAAAGAAGAAGACGGCAAAATTAAAGTGATCAGCATCATTACCGGCAGCCCTAGCTGGAAAGACGGCCGCCTCAAAATCAATGATGTCATCCAGAAAGTTGCCCAGGGCGATAAAGAAGCGGTGGATATCACCGGCTACCCTGTGGAAGACGCTGTGAAACTGATCCGTGGTAATAAAGGAACCACCGTTAAACTGACCGTGAAAAGTGTGGACGGTACCGTAAAGGACATCGCCATCATACGTGACGAGATCGTACAGGAGGAAACTTTCGCTAAGTCCGCAGTGATCAACGGTACACATAAAATTGGTTATATCTACCTGCCGGAATTCTATTCCGATTTCAACGACCGTAACGGTGCCCGTTGTGCAGATGACGTAGCCAAAGAAGTTGCTAAACTGAAAGCCGAAAAGGTAGAAGGTATCATCCTCGACCTGCGCTTCAACGGTGGTGGCTCACTGCCGGAAGTAGTACAGATGGCTGGCCTCTTCATTCCTGAAGGCCCTATCGTACAGGTTCGCTCAAGAGGTGGTCAGGCAGTAGTGCTCCGCGACCGCGATAAAAATGTTCAGTACGATGGCCCGCTGGCTATCATGGTCAACGAATACAGCGCTTCTGCATCTGAAATCCTCGCCGCTGCCATGCAGGATTACAAACGCGCCGTAATTATCGGTAGCAAACAAACCTTCGGTAAAGGTACCGTACAACGCCTCTACACACTGGACGATTTCTATCCTGTGAAAGATGGCCAGAGCCTTGGTGCACTGAAACTGACACAGCAGAAATTCTACCGCGCAAACGGTGGCTCCACCCAGCTCAAAGGCGTAGCTTCTGATATCGTGCTGCCAGATCCTTATTATGAGGTGTCTGAACGTAAAGACAGTGACGCACTGGCATGGGATGAGATTCCTAAATCAGATTATACCATCTGGCATAATCCGGTAAACGCCGAATCACTGAAAAGAAGCAGCGATAAGCGTATGGAAACCAGCCCTGCTTTCAAACTGATGAACGAAAACCTGGCTACCCTCAGAAAAATGGAGAAACAGGATAGTTATTCACTCAACATCGATACCTATAAAAACGAGCAGAAAGTAAATACTGCCGCACTGAAAAGATACGATGCCGTGAATGATAAGGTGAAAGAACTCAACATCACCAGCATGAAGGTAGACCTGGATAAATTAGGTAACGACTCCTCTAAGGTAGCCCGTAATAAAGACTGGTTAAAAGCCAGGACCAAAGACATCTACCTGGATGAAGCTGTTAACGTGATGAATGACCTGATCGTACAGAGCTTACCTAAAATGCAGCGTAAAGCACAATAACGAATTACCAATAAGACATAAAAGAAAAGCGCTTCCAACCGGAAGCGCTTTTCTTTTATGTCTTATTTAGATGATGGCACTATCTCTCTTACACTATCTCCCAGACATTATCTCCCAAATATCATCTTCCCGGATATCATCTTCGGGGTTATCCTCTCTACCAAACAAACAACATAACATAGGCAGAAAAAGAAAATGCCACCGCTTTATCAGCGATGGCATTCGGGTATTTTTAAAGAGATCTATTTTTCTTTATCCGCTTCAACTACTTCCAGTGCTTTCTTTACAGCCGGATCGTTCGCATTGATTGTTTCATAGAAACCTTCTGTTCTGTACAGCTGGCGGGCCATTAAGGCTTTTATTCTGGACTTGATTTCTATTTCTTCGCGGGCAGTCACTTTGTTCAGGCCAGGAACGCTGTCGGTTTTGGCGAAGCTCATAAATTCCTGGTAAATCGCTGGCGTCGTTTCGAAGTTTTTCACGAAGTCCTGCGCATCTTTATATTGCTTGAACATAGCCTGGTGGGTAGTGTAATACCTATAGGCAAAGTTGCTGAAGGTATTATGGGAATACATCGCCATGAGCGTAGTGGAGAAGCGGCTGGTATCAAATGGTATGAAGATATCCGGGGTGATACCACCACCACCATATACACGGCGGCCTGACGCAGTTCTGTAAGGCACGGTATCGGTTATACGAATACTGTCTTTGTTAACCAGTTCGCCGTGGTTAAAGCGGTCGTTGATATCTTCGTCATACGCATCGTGTCCGTTACCGTATGGTTTCTGGATACTGCGGCCGGAAGGAATATAGTACCTGGCAACGGTGAGGCGTAATGCACCGCCATTATCGAGGTCGTACTGTTCCTGAACGAGGCCTTTACCGAAGGTGCGGCGGCCGATGATGGTTCCTCTGTCGTGGTCCTGGATAGCGCCGGCGAGGATTTCGCTGGCAGAAGCAGAGCCTTCATCGGTGAGGATGGCAAGGGCGCCTTTTTCGAACATGCCAGGACGTTTGGTTTTATAGTCTGTTCTTGGGAAGTCTTTTCCTTTGGTATAAACGATCAGTTTACCCTCATCGAGGAATTCGTCGGCGATGCGGGTAGCTGCATCCAGGAATCCGCCCGGGTTCTGGCGAAGGTCGATGACCAGTTTTTTCATGCCGGCATCGTGGAGTTCGCGCATAGACTTCATAAAGTCGTCAAAAGTGGTGGCGGAGAACTTGCTGATTTTGATGTAACCCACGCCAGGAGCGAGCATATAGCTGGCATCGATGCTGGTTACCGGGATCACACCACGTTTGATTTTCACGACAGACTGTTTGGTGCCACGTAAGATGGTGGTACTTACCTCTGAGTCGGCAGGGCCACGCAGCAGTTTACGGATCTTGTCGGTGGTGACGTTATTGCCGGCAATCAGGCTATCGCCTACTTTGAGGATCTTGTCGCCGGTTTGCAGGCCTGCTGCTTCGGATGGGCCGCCACTGATGACAGATACAACGTTTACCGTATCGGCAGTGATATTGAATTCGATACCGATGCCCTGGAAGTTGCCGTCCAGGTCTTCATTTACCTGCTGCAGTTGGGAAGGCGGAATATAGACAGAGTGTGGGTCCAGGTGGAGCAACATTCCTTCTATGGCTTCCTGCTGGAGGTTATCTGTGTTGATGGTATCAACGTATTTGGTTTTTATCAGGTCGAGTACTTCCTGTAATGGGCCGTTCTTGGGTTTGGCAAAAAACACTGTGGTGCCGCCGGTATTCGATCCAGGCATCTTGTGACCTAAGAACATCCCGAGGGCCAGCACTACCGCCATTAAAAAAGGTAAAAAAACATTCAGCTTCCTGTTAGACATATTTTGATTATTATCCCGCTAATTTTATGACCAGTCTTGAACCTAAACTTCAAACCCCGCATTTGTTTTTATGGATGGCTTTTGTTTAAATTGTGACAAAAATAGCATATCGAGTGCAAACTTCTACGATTCTTTAATTTGACTAAATAAACGGACATGCCCGGAAAAATAAAGCTGATAGCAGATAGCGGATCTACCAAGGCCGAATGGGGCCTTCTTGGGGCAGCAGCCCCCGGACCATATAAAACCCAGGGAATTAGTCCGTATTTTCAGACGCTGGATCAGATTAAAGCCATCTTTACCCAGGAATTGATACCTCAGTTGCCAGCTGGCGTACATATAGATGAAATTTATTTTTATGGTACCGGCCTGTCTCAGCAAAAGAATATTGAAGTGGTTAGCGCAGCCCTCAGGGCGGTGTGGCCGGATAGTTATATAGAAGTAGACCATGACCTCATGGGCGCCGCCAGGGCTTTATGTGGCCATGGCGCCGGAATTGCCAGTATCCTGGGCACCGGGTCCAACTCCTGTTTCTATGATGGTACACGTATTAAAAAAAATAACCCTGGATTGGGGTATGTGCTGGGAGATGAGGGAAGTGGTGCTTATCTTGGAAAAAAAGTCCTGCAATATTATTTGTATAATACCTTTGACGAAGAGTTAATAGGTAAATTTGACGAGAAATACAGCACCAATAAGGATGAAATCCTGGAAAATGTATACAGGAAACCCCTGGCAAATCGTTATCTGGCTGGTTTTGCTACTTTCCTCTCCGAGAATAGAGGGCACTTTATGATAGAAAATATCCTGGAGGATGGGCTTAATGACTTCTTTTTTAATCATATTTATAAATACAGGGAAAGCTGGACAACCTCACTGCACTTTACCGGCAGTGTAGCCTGGCATTTCCGCGATATCCTGAAAGAGCTGTGTGATCTGTATGAATTGCCGCTGGGAAGAATACTCCGCACACCAATGGAAGGCCTTATCGAATATCATCATTAAAATATCAAATAAAACATATGGCATTTGTAAAAGTTACTGAACAGGAATCTCACTACCACCACCTGGAAAAAATGAGCATACAGGAATTGCTGACCGATATTAATAAAGAAGATCAGACAGTTCCCCTGGCAGTGGCAAAAGCCATTCCTCAGATAGAGAAGCTGGTTGCTGCAATAGCAGACAAGATGCTGGCAGGTGGCCGCCTCTTTTATATGGGAGCCGGTACCAGCGGCAGGCTGGGTATCGTAGATGCTTCAGAATGCCCGCCTACCTTCGGGGTGCCCCATGGCCTGGTAATCGGTATCATCGCCGGCGGCGACGCTGCCATCCGTAAAGCAGTGGAATTCGCCGAAGATAATAAAGAACAGGGCTGGAAAGACCTGCAGGAATTCGGTATCACCGATAAGGACGTATTAATTGGCATTGCCGCCAGCGGTACCACCCCTTATGTGATCGGTGCCCTGGACAAATGCCGCAGTCACGGTATTACCACCGGCAGTATCAGCTGTAACCCTGAATCTCCGATCTCTGCATCCGCCGACTTCCCGGTAGAAGTAGTGGTAGGTCCTGAATTTGTGACCGGCAGCACCCGTATGAAAAGCGGAACCGCCCAGAAACTGGTCCTCAATATGATCTCCACAGCGGTAATGATCCAGCTGGGAAGAGTAGAAGATAATAAAATGGTGAATATGCAGCTGAGCAATGAAAAGCTGGTAGACAGAGGCGTCCGCATGCTCATGGAACAGCTGTCGCTCACTGATTATGAAGAAGCCCAGAAGCTGCTGCTGAAAGCCGGCAGCGTTAAAAAGGCAGTAGAGGATTTTGCCAAAGCCTGATTTAAACCCGACATTTGACGTAATAACCTGCTATGCACGACATCGAGCCATATTATAACTGGCGGCACCTGTATACAGCAGAAGAGGATGAACTATCCCCCTTCTACGGCCGTGAATACAGTGAATTCGAATATTCGAACACAGTATATAATTATTATGTACACCCTCAGTGGGACGAATTTGGTTCCCGTAACCTGTACCTGAAAGTCTTATTCGTTGATTACCAGTTTAGTTATGCCATAATTGAATTTATCGGGGAATGGAATGATACCCTGGATAATGATATTATGACCCTCAAACGGGAGATCATCGACCTGATGATCGTTGAAGGTATCCGGAAATTTATTTTGATCACCGAAAATGTCATGAACTTTCATTCCTCAGATGACAGTTATTATGAAGAATGGTGGGACGATATCCGGGACGACGGAGGGTGGATCGTAGCCCTCAATATGCCCGTTCAAACCCGCCAGGAGTTTGAGAAAGCGAGGTTATACAATTATGTGCATTTATTGGATGACGACAAGTGGCGAACATATCAGCCCGTACACTTGTTTAACATGATTGACAACGCCATGCTAAGGCGTCTGGAATAGTGTTTACTGATAAATATCATTTGGTTTTAATTTTTCCTGCTTTAAATTTGCCCGACATTTCAACATCTTTTTTATACTAGGAAGCTTAGATTTTTACTTATGAAGTGGTCACAGTTCTTTAATACCTCTATCGGTAAAAAGTTATTGGTAGGTGCTACCGGCTTGTTTCTCTGCAGTTTTGTTCTCGTACATCTGG
The Chitinophaga sp. Cy-1792 genome window above contains:
- a CDS encoding YkgJ family cysteine cluster protein, encoding MSNLLENWEQKAKDKQKANKQFLQKLQTRRGKGVEKLLPELHDEAFSKIDCLECAGCCKSISPRFKAPDIKRISKHLGMKEATFIDTYLRIDKDEDYVVKSSPCPFLGEDNYCGIYDVRPGDCHNYPYTDSFDFFKRPNITYENSTICPAVYYVLERLKTEMKL
- a CDS encoding MFS transporter, with product MDTTATTKNDPYASLRFPEFNYYLVIRFTIVFALTMQFAIIEWKVNELARDPFALGLIGLSEVIPAVLLAPFAGHIVDKREKRGLLLLCIIAYLFISTGLFLLTWDRAVQGIPKHYVLYMIYSLVFVGGIVRAFTSPSTFTLLSLLVPKTLYANASTWSSSAWQIGGVLGPALGGFFIYLFGVHWSMLLVVAILLAPLFSLLQIKPKPIFYKSQGEGFVESLTKGMKFVWNTKVVLGAMALDMFAVLFGGAISMLPVFATDILHTDSLGYGILRSAPAVGSLITMFILAHKPLNHKPGIKLLAAVFAFGLTIIVFGVSTSFYLSLGALLFSGVFDGVSVVIRQTILQLKTPDDMRGRVASVSSMFVGSSNELGAFESGFMARAVGLVNSVVLGGCITLGVVVTTYVISPAMRKLDLKP
- a CDS encoding sorbosone dehydrogenase family protein; the encoded protein is MKKYCFASLALLSALNSVSCLAGGPETPAEPPARKAKLELVTDKFISPVNMAVPNDGTNRLFFCQKEGKVWIVQDGKLVAQPFADVSGEMVKINAAYDERGLLGMAFHPQFKKNHKVYMYYSAPVPNPVKGLNHKSKLVEFTVSATNPNEVDPKSERVLMEVNQPESNHNGGQLVFGPDGYLYVGLGDGGGGGDKHGTIGNAQDLGTVLGKILRIDVNGTPYKVPADNPFVKTAGAKPEIWAYGLRNPWRFSFDKANGRLFAGDVGQDKYEEVDIIKKGGNYGWRIMEGYHDFNVPAGADKSKLIAPIHEYNHDLGISITGGYIYRGNDIPSLKGLYVFGDYNGKAFVLVPNGNKWERADLQFSNRPNENMQILSWGQDAKGELYVLTSASTSNGFKGAVYKLVKD
- a CDS encoding carboxy terminal-processing peptidase, which produces MRLKVIIPVVLISLSAGVLAFTKLNHYDDPPGRYEVIMSLVGQMLKEGHYQPKPIDDAFSKEVFNKYLRSLDVEKKFFLASDIKSLQPLSTHVDDELKGAPLDCFRNINTIIKQRINEAAGIYPQILAQPFDFSKEESVVLDADKIDYPVDSVARYEAWRKLLKYRTLEKFTDLQESRDKSKVDSIKNKTDQQLEADARGKVKSLYDRFFERLKNHQDDNDRFSLYVNAITTTMDPHTDYFPPDEKRQFEEQMAGKFFGIGAGLKEEDGKIKVISIITGSPSWKDGRLKINDVIQKVAQGDKEAVDITGYPVEDAVKLIRGNKGTTVKLTVKSVDGTVKDIAIIRDEIVQEETFAKSAVINGTHKIGYIYLPEFYSDFNDRNGARCADDVAKEVAKLKAEKVEGIILDLRFNGGGSLPEVVQMAGLFIPEGPIVQVRSRGGQAVVLRDRDKNVQYDGPLAIMVNEYSASASEILAAAMQDYKRAVIIGSKQTFGKGTVQRLYTLDDFYPVKDGQSLGALKLTQQKFYRANGGSTQLKGVASDIVLPDPYYEVSERKDSDALAWDEIPKSDYTIWHNPVNAESLKRSSDKRMETSPAFKLMNENLATLRKMEKQDSYSLNIDTYKNEQKVNTAALKRYDAVNDKVKELNITSMKVDLDKLGNDSSKVARNKDWLKARTKDIYLDEAVNVMNDLIVQSLPKMQRKAQ
- a CDS encoding S41 family peptidase, producing MSNRKLNVFLPFLMAVVLALGMFLGHKMPGSNTGGTTVFFAKPKNGPLQEVLDLIKTKYVDTINTDNLQQEAIEGMLLHLDPHSVYIPPSQLQQVNEDLDGNFQGIGIEFNITADTVNVVSVISGGPSEAAGLQTGDKILKVGDSLIAGNNVTTDKIRKLLRGPADSEVSTTILRGTKQSVVKIKRGVIPVTSIDASYMLAPGVGYIKISKFSATTFDDFMKSMRELHDAGMKKLVIDLRQNPGGFLDAATRIADEFLDEGKLIVYTKGKDFPRTDYKTKRPGMFEKGALAILTDEGSASASEILAGAIQDHDRGTIIGRRTFGKGLVQEQYDLDNGGALRLTVARYYIPSGRSIQKPYGNGHDAYDEDINDRFNHGELVNKDSIRITDTVPYRTASGRRVYGGGGITPDIFIPFDTSRFSTTLMAMYSHNTFSNFAYRYYTTHQAMFKQYKDAQDFVKNFETTPAIYQEFMSFAKTDSVPGLNKVTAREEIEIKSRIKALMARQLYRTEGFYETINANDPAVKKALEVVEADKEK
- a CDS encoding N-acetylglucosamine kinase — protein: MPGKIKLIADSGSTKAEWGLLGAAAPGPYKTQGISPYFQTLDQIKAIFTQELIPQLPAGVHIDEIYFYGTGLSQQKNIEVVSAALRAVWPDSYIEVDHDLMGAARALCGHGAGIASILGTGSNSCFYDGTRIKKNNPGLGYVLGDEGSGAYLGKKVLQYYLYNTFDEELIGKFDEKYSTNKDEILENVYRKPLANRYLAGFATFLSENRGHFMIENILEDGLNDFFFNHIYKYRESWTTSLHFTGSVAWHFRDILKELCDLYELPLGRILRTPMEGLIEYHH
- the murQ gene encoding N-acetylmuramic acid 6-phosphate etherase, with amino-acid sequence MAFVKVTEQESHYHHLEKMSIQELLTDINKEDQTVPLAVAKAIPQIEKLVAAIADKMLAGGRLFYMGAGTSGRLGIVDASECPPTFGVPHGLVIGIIAGGDAAIRKAVEFAEDNKEQGWKDLQEFGITDKDVLIGIAASGTTPYVIGALDKCRSHGITTGSISCNPESPISASADFPVEVVVGPEFVTGSTRMKSGTAQKLVLNMISTAVMIQLGRVEDNKMVNMQLSNEKLVDRGVRMLMEQLSLTDYEEAQKLLLKAGSVKKAVEDFAKA